Proteins from one Chlamydiales bacterium STE3 genomic window:
- a CDS encoding Transcriptional regulator MntR (Product derived from UniProtKB/Swiss-Prot:P67710;Gene name derived from UniProtKB/Swiss-Prot:P67710), translating to METIENMRKEKCDRAKLFAATREHHIAETAEDYVEMVLDIISLKGEARICDIAEQMGVSHVTVIRTVKRLEKKGYLITKHHQPITLTDKGVNLAFFSKKRHLFLLEYLMALGVPESIAEIDVEGIEHHISQVTIEAFQKHLEFLKNAGNPLNAHNRAGSISNNSKHQPKSIAPDLRDT from the coding sequence TTGGAAACGATAGAGAATATGAGGAAAGAGAAATGCGACCGAGCTAAACTCTTTGCTGCTACACGGGAACATCATATAGCTGAGACGGCAGAAGATTATGTTGAAATGGTCTTAGATATAATTTCTCTTAAAGGGGAAGCGAGAATATGCGATATTGCTGAGCAAATGGGAGTTTCTCATGTTACAGTCATTCGGACAGTTAAGAGGCTTGAAAAGAAAGGATATCTAATTACCAAACATCATCAGCCAATCACGCTGACGGATAAAGGCGTCAATCTGGCATTCTTCAGCAAAAAAAGGCACCTTTTTCTTTTGGAATATCTCATGGCTTTAGGTGTTCCTGAAAGCATAGCAGAAATTGATGTTGAAGGGATAGAGCATCACATCAGCCAAGTTACCATTGAAGCTTTCCAAAAGCACCTCGAGTTTCTAAAAAATGCAGGCAACCCCCTAAACGCTCATAATAGGGCCGGTTCGATCTCCAATAACTCAAAGCATCAGCCAAAATCAATTGCACCCGACCTAAGAGATACTTAA